Proteins co-encoded in one Brassica oleracea var. oleracea cultivar TO1000 chromosome C4, BOL, whole genome shotgun sequence genomic window:
- the LOC106336612 gene encoding uncharacterized protein LOC106336612 isoform X4 → MLAVYPSGTINKFHIPFSFNAPSRGYRTTTFGHLISSCSVFSESRVPWSNVECYHSSFSPPGQVKGIGWLFCRSRNNSEEEYRLSRNIAISLLRRYRTVIERGQGETLKGFISAGMNAYALGCTDEDLRKELMAMKESGLEIDRMESYHGSTQTKSKILMSEVDECILWLSIVFITILCTPQPTVVRWSSTPSVSDEVLKKWRVFCAVIANAYYIRGMAWLPVKTLQLEQMAVMGQAEEPSVVASRMPLVFSTLEVVSPQWPRV, encoded by the exons ATGTTAGCAGTGTATCCCTCGGGAACTATCAACAAATTCCACATTCCTTTTAGCTTCAATGCCCCTTCGCGCGGATACAGAACCACTACCTTTGGTCATTTGATAAGTAGTTGTTCTGTCTTCTCGGAATCAAGAGTTCCTTGGAGCAATGTAGAGTGTTACCACTCATCCTTTTCTCCACCAGGCCAAGTTAAAGGAATTGGATGGTTA TTTTGTCGTTCACGCAACAACTCGGAGGAAGAGTACCGTTTGTCACGCAACATAGCTATAAGTCTTTTAAGACGTTACAGGACCGTGATTGAACGCGGTCAAGGCGAAACCTTAAAA GGATTCATTTCTGCTGGTATGAACGCATATGCTCTCGGTTGCACGGATGAAGATTTGAGAAAAGAACTTATGGCTATGAAAGAATCAGGTTTAGAGATCGATAGAATGGAGAGTTACCACGGAAGCACACAAACTAAGTCCAAGATTTTGATGTCCGAG GTGGATGAATGCATACTGTGGCTTAGCATTGTTTTCATCACAATCTTGTGTACGCCGCAACCCACGGTCGTCAGATGGTCATCGACTCCTTCGGTTTCAGATGAAGTTCTAAAAAAATGGAGAGTCTTTTGTGCGGTTATAGCCAATGCATACTATATCAGGGGAATGGCATG GCTGCCGGTGAAGACTCTTCAACTGGAACAGATGGCAGTAATGGGACAGGCGGAGGAGCCGTCGGTTGTGGCCAGCAGAATGCCACTGGTCTTTAGCACTCTCGAG
- the LOC106336612 gene encoding uncharacterized protein LOC106336612 isoform X1 has protein sequence MFCRSRNNSEEEYRLSRNIAISLLRRYRTVIERGQGETLKGFISAGMNAYALGCTDEDLRKELMAMKESGLEIDRMESYHGSTQTKSKILMSEVDECILWLSIVFITILCTPQPTVVRWSSTPSVSDEVLKKWRVFCAVIANAYYIRGMACVITRSLGECRLPVKTLQLEQMAVMGQAEEPSVVASRMPLVFSTLEVSFLVCVLRNRLLSYLYFVNLNQERESLIRRSGGA, from the exons ATG TTTTGTCGTTCACGCAACAACTCGGAGGAAGAGTACCGTTTGTCACGCAACATAGCTATAAGTCTTTTAAGACGTTACAGGACCGTGATTGAACGCGGTCAAGGCGAAACCTTAAAA GGATTCATTTCTGCTGGTATGAACGCATATGCTCTCGGTTGCACGGATGAAGATTTGAGAAAAGAACTTATGGCTATGAAAGAATCAGGTTTAGAGATCGATAGAATGGAGAGTTACCACGGAAGCACACAAACTAAGTCCAAGATTTTGATGTCCGAG GTGGATGAATGCATACTGTGGCTTAGCATTGTTTTCATCACAATCTTGTGTACGCCGCAACCCACGGTCGTCAGATGGTCATCGACTCCTTCGGTTTCAGATGAAGTTCTAAAAAAATGGAGAGTCTTTTGTGCGGTTATAGCCAATGCATACTATATCAGGGGAATGGCATG TGTCATTACCAGATCGTTGGGTGAGTGTAGGCTGCCGGTGAAGACTCTTCAACTGGAACAGATGGCAGTAATGGGACAGGCGGAGGAGCCGTCGGTTGTGGCCAGCAGAATGCCACTGGTCTTTAGCACTCTCGAGGTGAGCTTCCTTGTTTGTGTTTTGAGAAATAGATTGCTATCATATTTATATTTTGTGAATTTAAATCAG GAAAGAGAAAGTTTGATCCGGCGGTCGGGCGGCGCGTGA
- the LOC106336612 gene encoding uncharacterized protein LOC106336612 isoform X3 — MFCRSRNNSEEEYRLSRNIAISLLRRYRTVIERGQGETLKGFISAGMNAYALGCTDEDLRKELMAMKESGLEIDRMESYHGSTQTKSKILMSEVDECILWLSIVFITILCTPQPTVVRWSSTPSVSDEVLKKWRVFCAVIANAYYIRGMACVITRSLGECRLPVKTLQLEQMAVMGQAEEPSVVASRMPLVFSTLEVVSPQWPRV, encoded by the exons ATG TTTTGTCGTTCACGCAACAACTCGGAGGAAGAGTACCGTTTGTCACGCAACATAGCTATAAGTCTTTTAAGACGTTACAGGACCGTGATTGAACGCGGTCAAGGCGAAACCTTAAAA GGATTCATTTCTGCTGGTATGAACGCATATGCTCTCGGTTGCACGGATGAAGATTTGAGAAAAGAACTTATGGCTATGAAAGAATCAGGTTTAGAGATCGATAGAATGGAGAGTTACCACGGAAGCACACAAACTAAGTCCAAGATTTTGATGTCCGAG GTGGATGAATGCATACTGTGGCTTAGCATTGTTTTCATCACAATCTTGTGTACGCCGCAACCCACGGTCGTCAGATGGTCATCGACTCCTTCGGTTTCAGATGAAGTTCTAAAAAAATGGAGAGTCTTTTGTGCGGTTATAGCCAATGCATACTATATCAGGGGAATGGCATG TGTCATTACCAGATCGTTGGGTGAGTGTAGGCTGCCGGTGAAGACTCTTCAACTGGAACAGATGGCAGTAATGGGACAGGCGGAGGAGCCGTCGGTTGTGGCCAGCAGAATGCCACTGGTCTTTAGCACTCTCGAG
- the LOC106336612 gene encoding uncharacterized protein LOC106336612 isoform X2 encodes MFCRSRNNSEEEYRLSRNIAISLLRRYRTVIERGQGETLKGFISAGMNAYALGCTDEDLRKELMAMKESGLEIDRMESYHGSTQTKSKILMSEVDECILWLSIVFITILCTPQPTVVRWSSTPSVSDEVLKKWRVFCAVIANAYYIRGMAWLPVKTLQLEQMAVMGQAEEPSVVASRMPLVFSTLEVSFLVCVLRNRLLSYLYFVNLNQERESLIRRSGGA; translated from the exons ATG TTTTGTCGTTCACGCAACAACTCGGAGGAAGAGTACCGTTTGTCACGCAACATAGCTATAAGTCTTTTAAGACGTTACAGGACCGTGATTGAACGCGGTCAAGGCGAAACCTTAAAA GGATTCATTTCTGCTGGTATGAACGCATATGCTCTCGGTTGCACGGATGAAGATTTGAGAAAAGAACTTATGGCTATGAAAGAATCAGGTTTAGAGATCGATAGAATGGAGAGTTACCACGGAAGCACACAAACTAAGTCCAAGATTTTGATGTCCGAG GTGGATGAATGCATACTGTGGCTTAGCATTGTTTTCATCACAATCTTGTGTACGCCGCAACCCACGGTCGTCAGATGGTCATCGACTCCTTCGGTTTCAGATGAAGTTCTAAAAAAATGGAGAGTCTTTTGTGCGGTTATAGCCAATGCATACTATATCAGGGGAATGGCATG GCTGCCGGTGAAGACTCTTCAACTGGAACAGATGGCAGTAATGGGACAGGCGGAGGAGCCGTCGGTTGTGGCCAGCAGAATGCCACTGGTCTTTAGCACTCTCGAGGTGAGCTTCCTTGTTTGTGTTTTGAGAAATAGATTGCTATCATATTTATATTTTGTGAATTTAAATCAG GAAAGAGAAAGTTTGATCCGGCGGTCGGGCGGCGCGTGA